The Herpetosiphon gulosus nucleotide sequence AAGGCGCGGGCCAAAATCGCGGTATGAGCATTCGGGCCACCCACCGCTGTGCAAAAACCCAGCACTTTGGCTGGATCAAAAGCAGCGGTTTCTGAAGGTGTCAGATCATAAGCCACTACAATCATCGGCTGCTTGACCTTGGCCCAGTGGGCTTCAAGCGTCGAGGCTTCGGCTCCTACCAAGAGGCGCAGCACCCGATCACCCACATCGCGAATATCGCTGGAACGCTCGGCGAGTAAAGCATCGTCAAGTTGGGCAATCGCGTTGGCCTGTTGATTGATCACATTCTGCCAAGCAACCTCGGCTCCTTGACCAGCAGCAATGGCCGAATGAACCGCATCGAGCAAAGCGGGATCAGCCAAAATATCGCGGTGAACATCAAAAATTGCGGCTTCGCTGGCATCAGCCCGTAGCAATACTTGTTCGCGTAGCGCCACCAATTGCTGCTGGGCCGTGGTCAAGGCCGCTTGCAAACGCTGAAGTTCGTTATCCACTCCGCTAAATCGGTGGGTAATTTCGATCCGCGCACGTTCGTAGCGCAAAATTGTGCCAACTGCAATGCCAGGTGCGCCCGCAATCCCTTGGATGGTCGCCCCAGCTTTGAGTGGCTCGGCACGGGTTGGCGCAGGCGGCGGATCGGCCACGGCGACGTTGGTTTCAAGCTTGGCATGGCCATTGAGATTGGCATGGCCATTGCGAGCCGCAGCCAAAGCATCGTTAACGCTATTGGCGGCAGGTGTGCCATGACCTTCGCCCAAGCCTTCGTGGACGGCAGTTACGATCGCTTCGGCAGCGGCGGTTTCATCTTCGCCGTTAATCTCGATTTGGATCGCCTGACCACAGACTACACCGAGGGTCAACAACGCGATCATGCTTTTAGCGTTGACCCGTTTGCTGCCAGCACGAATCGAAATCGTCGATTTGAATTGTTTTGCAAGGTCAACCAAGACTCGGGCAGGCCGCGCATGCAGGCCTGCCGAGTTATGAATCACCAGATCAAGCTCCTGCATGATGCCTTTCCTCGTCGTAGGCTTCTTCCTCACGCACTCGCCCTAATTGCTCAAGAATCTGTAAAGGATCGCTGGTTTGAGCCAATTGCTGCACAATTGCTTCATCTTCGATCACTTCGGCCAAATTTGCTAACACACCCACATGCTCATCGGCGTTGGCGGCAATTCCAATTACCAAATAGGCCAATTCGCCTGGCTCCCACTCAACGCCAGCGGGAAACTGCACCACAGCAATGCCAGTGCGAATCACATCGGCCATATTTTCGTGCTGACCATGGGGAATCGCGACCCCATTGCCTAGATAGGTTGAGATCACTTGTTCGCGCTTCAACATCCCATCAACATAGTTGGCAGCAACACAACCGCTGGAAACTAACAACGCTCCAGCTTGCTGAATCGCCTCTTGTTTGCTAGCAGCGCTGGCTCCTAGCCGAATGGTTTCGCTCGATAAGATTGCCATTTTAGGCCTCCACAAGATCAGTGCCATCCTGCAAGCTTTGAACAACTTGATCAAACACAGGATCATTGAGGAATTGGGTAAAGGCAATCACGACGGCATTTGGTGCTTGCTTCCGCGCAAAATCAGCCAAGCCTTTGTGCACCAATACTAGTTTGGCATCGGTTGGCAACGAGCGCACCGATTTATGCACCACCGTGATGCTCAAATTGGCTTGTTTGAGTTTCTTTTTGAGCGCCGTAACACCCATAAAACTTGAACCAATGCCTGCTTCACAGGCAAACACAATCGTTGTAACATCGGCAGCGGCAATTGATTGAGCCATGACAAACCTCCTTCAGTTGGGTCAAAATCTATTAGTGCGCGGTTGCGGCTGTGCCCGTCATTTCTGAACTGGTTTGCTCATCTTCGACTGCTTCTGTGCCAGGGAAGAGTTTGAGCAACATCGAGCCAACCACAAACGAGCCGACAATCCCGACGAAAACACCGCCCAAGACCGCAAAGTGACCGCCACGTGGAATAACTGCCAAGTAGGCAAAGATCGAGCCAGGTGATGGTGTAGCAACCAAACCTGCATCAAAAATTACAAACCACAGGTCGGCTAAGATCCCGCCAGCCCACATTGCCACAATCATCACAGGGCGAGCCAAAATGTAGGGGAAATAGATTTCGTGAATCCCACCGAGGAAGTGAATTACCGCAGCACCTGGGGCTGATTCTTTGAGGTTGCCTTTGCCAGCAAACCAGAAGGCCAAGAGCAAGCCTAAGCCTGGGCCGGGGTTACTTTCGAGCAAAAAGTGAATCGCTTTGCCACTTTCGCCAACTTCAGCCACACCTAAGGGGCCAAGAATCCCGTGGTTGATGGCGTTATTGAGGAAGAGCACTTTAGCTGGTTCAATAATAATATCGGCCAAAGGCAACAAACGCCAGTCAATCAAGAATTGAACGCCAGCACCCAAACCATCGCTCAAGCCTTCGACGACTGGGCCAATCGCCACATTCGCCAACAGCACCAAGCCCATCACGAGGAAGCCAGCCGAGAAGTTATTGACCAACATTTCAAAGCCAGTTGGCACGCGATCTTCGAGGAACTCGTCGATTTTCTTCATCAGGTAGCCGCCAAGTGGCCCCATGACCATGGCTCCGATAAACATTGGAATATCGGCCCCGACAATCACACCCATGGTTGCGGCGGCCCCAACCACCCCGCCACGGGTATCGTGAATCATCTTACCGCCAGTATAGCCAATCAAGGTTGGCAACAGGTAGGTAATCATTGGGCCAACCAGCTTGGCAAAGGTTTCGTTGGGAATCCAACCAGTTGGGATGAACAGAGCGGTGATTAAGCCCCAAGCGATGAACGCACCGATATTGGGAACAACCATTGCAGCCAAGAAGCTGCCGAAGCGCTGAATATGCTGTCGCATGATGGGCGTTTCTCCTTTGAAGTCATTGTTAATCGTCGTTGATTGCCCCGTGGATTCAGAATGGTGGTTCGTCAGCTAACGCCCGGGTTGTTATCTGCGCAACAGTCAGCCACGGTATCGCACACACCGCTAAGCAGAGGTTCGCCGTGGTGTTTTGGCAGTGCCCTACACCAGCCCGACGATCCTGTCGTAGGTTGTCAATCGAGGGAGATAGCTCCGGATGGACAGAGGTTTCGATGTGTTTGTGTACTATTAACGGTACAGGCGTTTTAGGCCATTGTCAAGCCATAAAACCCATTTTATTGATCTGTTTTTTGGTTGCGCTATTACGACAAAATGCGATGATTTAGCAAGCTAAACCATCCACTGGGTCAGCGCCGCAATATCTTCTGGGTGCAACATCGGATGCACTTGGATCACATCGATTGGTACGCTGGCCAGTGCTAAGGGCGCAGTCGTAATTACCAAGTCGGCATTGGCCAAACGTTCTGCCGAAAGCTCACGCATCGAGAGTACTTCAAAAATACCTAGTTTGGGAAACCGTGCTTTGAGCCGCGCCACCAAAAGTTGAGTTGTGGCCATCCCGCTTGGGCAAACCACCAGAATATTGCGAGTTTGCACAGGCCGTGCCCGCACTACCGCCGCTC carries:
- a CDS encoding PTS sugar transporter subunit IIA, producing the protein MAILSSETIRLGASAASKQEAIQQAGALLVSSGCVAANYVDGMLKREQVISTYLGNGVAIPHGQHENMADVIRTGIAVVQFPAGVEWEPGELAYLVIGIAANADEHVGVLANLAEVIEDEAIVQQLAQTSDPLQILEQLGRVREEEAYDEERHHAGA